From a region of the Tiliqua scincoides isolate rTilSci1 chromosome 4, rTilSci1.hap2, whole genome shotgun sequence genome:
- the MPPE1 gene encoding metallophosphoesterase 1 isoform X2, with the protein MAFLRFSITDGLCRKRRGSLPLKLLCVSLPVFVFCEFLIYYIVIIQCHWPQLKSQGQRGSEQTSEPVLKAIFLSDTHLLGKINGHWLDKLRREWQMERAFQTALWLLQPEIVFILGDIFDEGKWSSSQAWADDVRRFRKMFRHPAHIELIVIVGNHDIGFHYEMTTYKLGRFSEVFNFTSEKLLTRKAINFVMVNSVALEGDGCMICRTAEAKLAELSHKLNCSLKKRSQYKKRCSNMDKLPVSAPVLLQLLWWFHPRLILSGHTHSACEVLHNGEIPEISVPSFSWRNRNNPSFIMGSITSRDFSLYKCFLPCENTVIIIYCTAGTVLVVLLLVHTWPLISPFHFVQRLITKRKAA; encoded by the exons ATGGCATTTCTGCGCTTTAGCATTACAGATGGCCTCTGTCGGAAGAGAAGGGGTTCTCTTCCACTGAAACTTTTGTGTGTTAGTCTTCCTGTGTTTGTCTTCTgtgaatttttaatttattacatAGTTATAATTCAGTGTCACTGGCCACAGTTGAAATCTCAGGGTCAAAGGGGTAGTGAACAGACTTCGGAGCCTGTGTTGAAGGCTATATTTTTATCGGATACACATTTGCTTGGCAAAATTAATGGACATTGGCTGGACAAGCTAAGGAG agAGTGGCAAATGGAGAGAGCTTTTCAAACAGCCCTCTGGCTGCTGCAGCCAGAAATTGTTTTTATTCTTGGCGATATCTTTGATGAAGGGAAATGGAGTTCTTCCCAG GCCTGGGCAGATGATGTAAGACGCTTTCGAAAAATGTTTAGGCATCCAGCACACATCGAGTTAATCGTTATCGTTGGCAACCATGATATTGGTTTTCATTATGA AATGACTACATACAAGTTGGGACGTTTTTCTGAAGTTTTCAACTTCACATCAGAAAAACTGTTAACTCGGAAAGCAATAAA TTTTGTCATGGTGAACAGTGTTGCTTTGGAAGGTGATGGCTGCATGATCTGCAGGACAGCAGAAGCAAAACTCGCTGAACTGTCTCACAAGCTCAACTGCTCATTGAAG AAACGGAGTCAGTACAAAAAAAGATGCAGCAATATGGACAAGCTCCCAGTTTCAGCTCCAGTTCTATTACAG TTGTTATGGTGGTTTCATCCCCGACTGATTCTGAGCGGTCATACCCATAGTGCCTGTGAAGTGTTGCATAATGGGGAAATTCCAGAAATCAGTGTTCCATCATTCAGCTGGAGGAACAGAAACAATCCTAGTTTCATAATg GGCAGCATAACATCAAGAGACTTCTCCCTCTACAAGTGTTTTCTTCCATGTGAGAACACAGTTATTATAATTTATTGTACAGCTGGAACTGTACTTGTGGTCCTCCTCCTAGTTCACACTTGGCCTCTCATTTCCCCTTTTCATTTTGTTCAGCGTTTAATCACTAAACGTAAAGCAGCATGA
- the MPPE1 gene encoding metallophosphoesterase 1 isoform X1 codes for MAFLRFSITDGLCRKRRGSLPLKLLCVSLPVFVFCEFLIYYIVIIQCHWPQLKSQGQRGSEQTSEPVLKAIFLSDTHLLGKINGHWLDKLRREWQMERAFQTALWLLQPEIVFILGDIFDEGKWSSSQAWADDVRRFRKMFRHPAHIELIVIVGNHDIGFHYEMTTYKLGRFSEVFNFTSEKLLTRKAINFVMVNSVALEGDGCMICRTAEAKLAELSHKLNCSLKKRSQYKKRCSNMDKLPVSAPVLLQHYPLYRISDSKCTGEDSVPPDKKNDPFIEKYDVLSQEASQKLLWWFHPRLILSGHTHSACEVLHNGEIPEISVPSFSWRNRNNPSFIMGSITSRDFSLYKCFLPCENTVIIIYCTAGTVLVVLLLVHTWPLISPFHFVQRLITKRKAA; via the exons ATGGCATTTCTGCGCTTTAGCATTACAGATGGCCTCTGTCGGAAGAGAAGGGGTTCTCTTCCACTGAAACTTTTGTGTGTTAGTCTTCCTGTGTTTGTCTTCTgtgaatttttaatttattacatAGTTATAATTCAGTGTCACTGGCCACAGTTGAAATCTCAGGGTCAAAGGGGTAGTGAACAGACTTCGGAGCCTGTGTTGAAGGCTATATTTTTATCGGATACACATTTGCTTGGCAAAATTAATGGACATTGGCTGGACAAGCTAAGGAG agAGTGGCAAATGGAGAGAGCTTTTCAAACAGCCCTCTGGCTGCTGCAGCCAGAAATTGTTTTTATTCTTGGCGATATCTTTGATGAAGGGAAATGGAGTTCTTCCCAG GCCTGGGCAGATGATGTAAGACGCTTTCGAAAAATGTTTAGGCATCCAGCACACATCGAGTTAATCGTTATCGTTGGCAACCATGATATTGGTTTTCATTATGA AATGACTACATACAAGTTGGGACGTTTTTCTGAAGTTTTCAACTTCACATCAGAAAAACTGTTAACTCGGAAAGCAATAAA TTTTGTCATGGTGAACAGTGTTGCTTTGGAAGGTGATGGCTGCATGATCTGCAGGACAGCAGAAGCAAAACTCGCTGAACTGTCTCACAAGCTCAACTGCTCATTGAAG AAACGGAGTCAGTACAAAAAAAGATGCAGCAATATGGACAAGCTCCCAGTTTCAGCTCCAGTTCTATTACAG CATTATCCTCTTTATAGAATAAGTGACTCAAAATGTACAGGAGAAGATTCTGTGCCTCCAGATAAAAAGAATGATCCCTTTATAGAGAAGTATGATGTGCTCTCTCAAGAAGCTTCCCAAAAG TTGTTATGGTGGTTTCATCCCCGACTGATTCTGAGCGGTCATACCCATAGTGCCTGTGAAGTGTTGCATAATGGGGAAATTCCAGAAATCAGTGTTCCATCATTCAGCTGGAGGAACAGAAACAATCCTAGTTTCATAATg GGCAGCATAACATCAAGAGACTTCTCCCTCTACAAGTGTTTTCTTCCATGTGAGAACACAGTTATTATAATTTATTGTACAGCTGGAACTGTACTTGTGGTCCTCCTCCTAGTTCACACTTGGCCTCTCATTTCCCCTTTTCATTTTGTTCAGCGTTTAATCACTAAACGTAAAGCAGCATGA
- the MPPE1 gene encoding metallophosphoesterase 1 isoform X3 yields the protein MERAFQTALWLLQPEIVFILGDIFDEGKWSSSQAWADDVRRFRKMFRHPAHIELIVIVGNHDIGFHYEMTTYKLGRFSEVFNFTSEKLLTRKAINFVMVNSVALEGDGCMICRTAEAKLAELSHKLNCSLKKRSQYKKRCSNMDKLPVSAPVLLQHYPLYRISDSKCTGEDSVPPDKKNDPFIEKYDVLSQEASQKLLWWFHPRLILSGHTHSACEVLHNGEIPEISVPSFSWRNRNNPSFIMGSITSRDFSLYKCFLPCENTVIIIYCTAGTVLVVLLLVHTWPLISPFHFVQRLITKRKAA from the exons ATGGAGAGAGCTTTTCAAACAGCCCTCTGGCTGCTGCAGCCAGAAATTGTTTTTATTCTTGGCGATATCTTTGATGAAGGGAAATGGAGTTCTTCCCAG GCCTGGGCAGATGATGTAAGACGCTTTCGAAAAATGTTTAGGCATCCAGCACACATCGAGTTAATCGTTATCGTTGGCAACCATGATATTGGTTTTCATTATGA AATGACTACATACAAGTTGGGACGTTTTTCTGAAGTTTTCAACTTCACATCAGAAAAACTGTTAACTCGGAAAGCAATAAA TTTTGTCATGGTGAACAGTGTTGCTTTGGAAGGTGATGGCTGCATGATCTGCAGGACAGCAGAAGCAAAACTCGCTGAACTGTCTCACAAGCTCAACTGCTCATTGAAG AAACGGAGTCAGTACAAAAAAAGATGCAGCAATATGGACAAGCTCCCAGTTTCAGCTCCAGTTCTATTACAG CATTATCCTCTTTATAGAATAAGTGACTCAAAATGTACAGGAGAAGATTCTGTGCCTCCAGATAAAAAGAATGATCCCTTTATAGAGAAGTATGATGTGCTCTCTCAAGAAGCTTCCCAAAAG TTGTTATGGTGGTTTCATCCCCGACTGATTCTGAGCGGTCATACCCATAGTGCCTGTGAAGTGTTGCATAATGGGGAAATTCCAGAAATCAGTGTTCCATCATTCAGCTGGAGGAACAGAAACAATCCTAGTTTCATAATg GGCAGCATAACATCAAGAGACTTCTCCCTCTACAAGTGTTTTCTTCCATGTGAGAACACAGTTATTATAATTTATTGTACAGCTGGAACTGTACTTGTGGTCCTCCTCCTAGTTCACACTTGGCCTCTCATTTCCCCTTTTCATTTTGTTCAGCGTTTAATCACTAAACGTAAAGCAGCATGA